The Streptomyces kanamyceticus DNA segment TGTCCGCCCGGTCCGGACCCCTGGAGCGTCATCGTGAGCAGTCCGCAGTACGAGACGTATGAGCCGTACGAGACGTATGAGCCGAACGAGCCGTACGACGTGGCCGCCGTGCCCTACGACGAGTGGGGGCGGGGCGAGGCGCGGTTGCCCCGGCAGGCCGGTGGGGGGCGTGCCGAGGCCCGGCGGGCCGCGCGGCGCAAGAAGACCTCGGACCGGCCCGAGTCCCTGCGGCGGCTGCTGCCGCAAGCCCTCGTCGTCGCCTTCCTCGCCGGTGGCACCTCCGCCTTCGTCGCCAACGACAAGGCCATCCAGCTCAGCGTCGACGGCAAGCCCCGCACCCTGCACACCTTCGCGGACGACGTCGGTGAGCTCCTCGCCGACGAGGGCGTGGACGTCGGCGCGCACGACATCGTGGCGCCCGCCTCCGGCGCCGCGCTCGCCAGCGGCGACGAGATCGCCGTCCGCTACGGCAGGCCCGTGCACCTCACCCTCGACGGGGAGCGGCGCCAGGTGTGGACGACCGCGCGCACGGTCGACGGGGCGCTGCGACAGCTCGGCGTCCGCGCGGAGGGCGCGCACCTGTCGGCCTCGCGCAGCCGTCGCATCGACCGGGACGGGCTCGACCTCGACGTCCGTACGGAGCGCACCGTCACGATCATGGCGGACGGGCGGGAGCGGACCATCCGTACGAACGCGGCGACCGTCTGGGAGGCCGTCGAGGAGTCCGGGGTGACGCTGCGCGGGCAGGACTCGACGTCGGTGCCGCCGACCAGTTTTCCGCGCGACGGGCAGACGGTGACCGTCATGCGGATCACCGGGAAGAAGGAGGTCCGCGAGGAGCCGATCCCCTTCGACGTCGAGAAGAGCGAGGACGCTTCGCTGTTCAAGGGCACGGAGGTGGTGGCGCAGGCGGGGCGGCAGGGGGCTCGGCGGGTCACGTACGCGCTGCGGACGGTCAACGGCGTCAAGCAGAAGCCGCGGCGGATCGGGTCGGAAGTGGTGCGGGAGCCGCGGAAGCGGATCGTGAAGGTCGGTACGAAGCCGATGCCGACGGCGGTGGCCGGGGCGGACGACCTGAACTGGTCCTCGCTCGCGCACTGCGAGTCGGGGGGACGGCCTTCGGCGGTGGACGGCTCGGGGACGTACGGCGGGCTGTACCAGTTCGACGCGCGGACGTGGCAGGGGCTGGGCGGGTCCGGGCTCCCGCAGGACGCTCCGGCGGAGGAACAGACGTTCCGCGCGAAGAAGCTGTACGTGCAGCGGGGGGCGAGTCCTTGGCCGCATTGCGGGCGGCGGCTGTAGCTGGCGTCGGCTGGCGTCTGCTGGCGGGGGCGCCTCGGGCCGTCGTGGGGGCGGGGCCGCGGCGGTATGTCCGTCCTCGCCGTCCCAGGCGCACCGCCACGGCTCGGGCACCTCGGAACGAGGCCCCCAGTGCTCCGGGCGGACATACCGCCACGTCCCCTCGGGTCGGATGGCGGCCGCGGGCCGCTGCCGCTCCCGCCCCCGCCTCCCGCCGCGGGCGACCGCACGCCGGTGGGGGATGCCGCGCGCGGCGGAAGGCCGGTGGGCAGGGCCGCTGCCGCTGCCGCTCCCGCTGTGGGCAATTGTTCCGCAGGGCGGAACGGGTGGGCACAGCCCCCGTCGCCGAGGAGCGGGAACGGGAGCGCAAGGCACGGTGCGGCTCCCGGTGCCGAGGGGCGGGGACGGGGGCGCAAGCCACGGTGCGGGGAGGCGTAAGCCACGGGGGGGAGGGAGAGGACGGTGCGGGTCAGGGGGGTGGGCCGCTTAACCTGGTGCGGTGAGCACAGACGCCCTCCTCGGCCCCGCCGACATCCGCGAACTGGCCGCTGCCCTCGGCGTACGCCCGACCAAGCAGCGCGGCCAGAACTTCGTCATCGACGCCAACACCGTCCGCCGCATCGTCCGCACCGCGGAGGTCCGCCCGGACGACGTCGTCGTCGAGGTCGGTCCCGGGCTCGGATCGCTGACGCTGGCCCTCCTGGAGACCGCGGAGCGCGTCGTCGCGGTCGAGATCGACGACGTGCTGGCAGGGGCCCTGCCCGCGACGATCCAGGCGCGGCTGCCGAAGAAGGCCGACTCCTTCGCGCTCGTGCACAGCGACGCCATGCTCGTCGGCGAGCTGCCGGGGCCCGCGCCGACCGCGCTGGTCGCGAACCTGCCGTACAACGTGGCCGTACCGGTCCTGCTGCACATGCTCGACACCTTCCCGACCATCGAGCGCACGCTCGTGATGGTGCAGGCCGAGGTCGCCGACCGGCTCGCCGCGGCTCCTGGGTCGCGGGTCTACGGGGTGCCGTCGGTGAAGGCCGCCTGGTACGCGGAGGTCAAGCGCGCGGGCTCCATCGGGCGGAACGTGTTCTGGCCCGCTCCCAACGTCGACTCGGGCCTCGTGTCGCTGGTGCGGCGTGCCGAGCCGGTGAAGACCACCGCGACGAAGAAGGACGTGTTCGCCGTCGTCGACGCCGCCTTCGCGCAGCGCAGGAAGACCCTGCGGGCCGCCCTGTCCGGGTGGGCCGGGTCCGCCGCCGCCGCGGAGGCCGCGCTCGTCGCCGCGGGCGTCTCGCCGCAGGCGCGCGGCGAGGCGCTGACCGTGGAGGAGTTCGCGCGCGTCGCCGAGCACAAGGAGGCGGGCGCGTGAGCGTGACGGTGCGGGTTCCCGCGAAGGTCAACGTGGGGCTCGCGGTGGGCGCCGCGCGTGCCGACGGGTTTCACGACCTCGCCAACGTCTTCCTCGCCGTCGGGCTGTACGACGAGGTGACGGTCGCCGCCGCCGACGGGCTCCGGGTGACGTGTGAGGGGCCCGGCGCCGATCAAGTCCCCCTTGATCGTGCGAACTTGGCCGCGCGTGCTGTCGAGCTTCTCGGCGCGCGGTACGGGATCGCGCCCGACGTGCACATCCACATCGCCAAGGACATCCCCGTCGCGGGCGGCATGGCCGGTGGCAGCGCGGACGGCGCGGGTGCGCTCGTGGCGTGTGACGCGCTGTGGGGGACCAAGGCGTCTCGCGGTGAACTCCTCGACATCTGCGCCGAGTTGGGCAGCGACGTGCCGTTCAGTCTGGTGGGTGGCGCCGCGCTCGGCACCGGGCGCGGCGAGAAGCTGGAGCCGTTGGAGGTCGGGGGCACCTTTCATTGGGTGTTCGCCGTCGCAGACGGGGGGCTCTCCACGCCTGCCGTGTATCGGGAGTTCGACCGGCTCACGCCTGTCGCGCCCGCGCCCGAGGCCTCGCCCGCGCTCCTCGACGCGCTGCGCCAGGGCGATGTCGACGCTCTCGCGGGCGCGGTCGTGAACGATCTGCAGCCCGCGGCTCTCTCGCTCTTCCCCTCGCTCACGGAGGCGCTCGCGGTGGGGACCTCCGCCGGTGCCCTCGCCGCGCTCGTCTCGGGGTCCGGGCCCACCACCGCGTTCCTGGTGAGGGATGCCGCCGCCGCCGAGGGCGTGGCCGCGGCGCTGCTCGCCTCGGGCACCTGCCGTGCCGCCCGCGTCGCGGACTCGCCCGCTCCGGGCGCCCTCGTCCGGTAGGTACTCACCCGCGGATCTGAGTACGGGCGCGCTGATGCCGGGGGCCCGGCGCACGCGACCGTACGTACATGGGATCAAGCGTTCGCGAACTGGCCGAGAAGACGCCCGCCGGGCGTGACCGGTACATCGATCTGCTGCGGGTCGCCTCGCTCGGCACCGTGGTGCTCGGGCACTGGCTGATGGCCGCCGTGACCGTCGGCGACGACGGCCGTGCCGAGGTCGGCAACCTCCTCGCCGTCGTGCCGGAGCTGCAACTCCTCACCTGGGCGCTGCAGATCATGCCCGTCTTCTTCTTCGTCGGCGGGTTCTCGCACGCTCTTTCGTATCGGTCGCTGAGTCGCAAGGCCGAGGGCAGGTCGAGGTCCCTTTACTCGGCCTTCCTGCGGGCGCGGCTCCAGCGGCTGCTGCGGCCCACCATGGTCTTCATCGGGGTGTGGGGTGCGGGGGCGCTTGTTCTTCAACTCGGCGGAATGGGCGGGGGGTTGCTCGACGTCGCGCTGCGGCTCGTCGCCCAACCGCTCTGGTTCATCGGCATCTACCTGGCCATGGTCGCCTTCACACCGCCGCTGCTGCGGCTGCACGAGCGGTGGGGCTGGGGCGCGTTCGGCGCGCTCGTGGGCGCGGCGGGCGCGGTGGACCTGGCGCGCTTCGCGTTCGGCGTGCCGTACGTCGAGTTCCTGAACTTCGCCTTCGTCTGGCTCGCGGTGCACCAGCTCGGATTCCTGCGCGCGGACGGGCGGTTGGGCCTGCGGATGCCGTACGTCCTCGCGGGTGCGGGTCTCGCGGGCGCCTCGCTGCTCGTGGCCCTCGGCCCGTACCCCCTCTCCATGGTCGGCATGCCCGGCGAGCGCGTCTCGAACATGGCGCCGCCCACCTTCGCGCTGCTCTGCCACGGCCTGTGGCTGGTCGGCGCGGTGGAACTGCTGCGCGGCCCTGCGACGCGGTGGCTGGCGAGGCCGAAGGTGTGGCGCGGCGTGGTCGCGGCCAACGGCATCTCCATGACGGCGTTCCTGTGGCACCTCACGGCGATGCTCGGGGTGTACGGGGCGCTGCTCGCCCTCGACGTCCCGCTGCCGGAAACGGCGTCGGCTGCGTGGTGGGCGCAGGTGCCGGTGCGGATGGCGGCCGCCGCGGTCCTGACGGCGCTGCTCGTGGCGGCCTTCCGGCGCTTCGAACGGCCGGGCGCCACGGGTGCCCGGACGGCCGCGCCCTCCGGCTTCGCGGGCCCCGCCGCCGCCGTGGGCGTCACGCTCTGCCTTTTCGGCGTGCTCGGCCTCTCCATGGTCGGCTTCGGCGGCCTCCTCGAAGGGCGTACGGCGATGCTGGTCGCCGTCCACGTGACGGCGCCGGTCGCAGTGGGGATGGCGCTCGCGGGATGGCTGCTCGTGGAGCGCGCGGGCCGGGGGCGCACCCACCGCAGAGGAGGCACCCGCGCGGGCGACTACGCTTGAGGATCGATCCATCCCCCCTGTCAGGAGAGAAATGGCCGTCAATCTGGTCAATGTCGAGGCAGTCAGCAAGGTGTACGGCACCCGTGCCCTGCTCGACGGCGTCTCACTCGGCGTGTCCGAAGGGGACAGGATCGGTGTCGTCGGGCGCAACGGCGACGGCAAGACCACCCTGATCCGGATGCTCGCCAAGCTGGAGGAGGCCGACACCGGACGGGTCACGCACAGCGGCGGGCTGCGGCTCGGCGTGCTCACCCAGCACGACTCCCTCGACCCCGAGGCCACCGTCAGGCACGAGGTCATCGGGGACCTCGCCGACCACGAGTGGGCGGGCAGCGCCAAGATCAGGGACGTCCTGACCGGTCTGTTCGGCGGGCTCGACATGCCGGGCTTCCCGCAGGGGCTCGACACCGTCATCGGCCCGCTGTCCGGTGGCGAGCGCCGCCGCATCGCGCTGGCCAAGCTGCTCATCGCCGAGCCGGACCTGATCGTGCTCGACGAGCCGACCAACCACCTCGACG contains these protein-coding regions:
- a CDS encoding resuscitation-promoting factor, which encodes MSSPQYETYEPYETYEPNEPYDVAAVPYDEWGRGEARLPRQAGGGRAEARRAARRKKTSDRPESLRRLLPQALVVAFLAGGTSAFVANDKAIQLSVDGKPRTLHTFADDVGELLADEGVDVGAHDIVAPASGAALASGDEIAVRYGRPVHLTLDGERRQVWTTARTVDGALRQLGVRAEGAHLSASRSRRIDRDGLDLDVRTERTVTIMADGRERTIRTNAATVWEAVEESGVTLRGQDSTSVPPTSFPRDGQTVTVMRITGKKEVREEPIPFDVEKSEDASLFKGTEVVAQAGRQGARRVTYALRTVNGVKQKPRRIGSEVVREPRKRIVKVGTKPMPTAVAGADDLNWSSLAHCESGGRPSAVDGSGTYGGLYQFDARTWQGLGGSGLPQDAPAEEQTFRAKKLYVQRGASPWPHCGRRL
- the rsmA gene encoding 16S rRNA (adenine(1518)-N(6)/adenine(1519)-N(6))-dimethyltransferase RsmA codes for the protein MSTDALLGPADIRELAAALGVRPTKQRGQNFVIDANTVRRIVRTAEVRPDDVVVEVGPGLGSLTLALLETAERVVAVEIDDVLAGALPATIQARLPKKADSFALVHSDAMLVGELPGPAPTALVANLPYNVAVPVLLHMLDTFPTIERTLVMVQAEVADRLAAAPGSRVYGVPSVKAAWYAEVKRAGSIGRNVFWPAPNVDSGLVSLVRRAEPVKTTATKKDVFAVVDAAFAQRRKTLRAALSGWAGSAAAAEAALVAAGVSPQARGEALTVEEFARVAEHKEAGA
- a CDS encoding 4-(cytidine 5'-diphospho)-2-C-methyl-D-erythritol kinase, whose product is MSVTVRVPAKVNVGLAVGAARADGFHDLANVFLAVGLYDEVTVAAADGLRVTCEGPGADQVPLDRANLAARAVELLGARYGIAPDVHIHIAKDIPVAGGMAGGSADGAGALVACDALWGTKASRGELLDICAELGSDVPFSLVGGAALGTGRGEKLEPLEVGGTFHWVFAVADGGLSTPAVYREFDRLTPVAPAPEASPALLDALRQGDVDALAGAVVNDLQPAALSLFPSLTEALAVGTSAGALAALVSGSGPTTAFLVRDAAAAEGVAAALLASGTCRAARVADSPAPGALVR
- a CDS encoding acyltransferase family protein → MGSSVRELAEKTPAGRDRYIDLLRVASLGTVVLGHWLMAAVTVGDDGRAEVGNLLAVVPELQLLTWALQIMPVFFFVGGFSHALSYRSLSRKAEGRSRSLYSAFLRARLQRLLRPTMVFIGVWGAGALVLQLGGMGGGLLDVALRLVAQPLWFIGIYLAMVAFTPPLLRLHERWGWGAFGALVGAAGAVDLARFAFGVPYVEFLNFAFVWLAVHQLGFLRADGRLGLRMPYVLAGAGLAGASLLVALGPYPLSMVGMPGERVSNMAPPTFALLCHGLWLVGAVELLRGPATRWLARPKVWRGVVAANGISMTAFLWHLTAMLGVYGALLALDVPLPETASAAWWAQVPVRMAAAAVLTALLVAAFRRFERPGATGARTAAPSGFAGPAAAVGVTLCLFGVLGLSMVGFGGLLEGRTAMLVAVHVTAPVAVGMALAGWLLVERAGRGRTHRRGGTRAGDYA